CGGGTCTTTCCTCCAAGGCTGCTCTCCTGGAGAAGCTCCAGGTTGCCTAAGCGCCCAATTGCCTAAGCCTAATTGGCAGAGGCTTCAGCTTTCCCTTTCATCTCCCTATCGGTTCGAGTGACGGACTCCGCCGCAAAGCCTCGTTCCTTGGGTTACTCGATGCCCGCGGAGTGGGAGAGACATGAGGCAACGTGGATTTCCTGGCCGCATGCGGATGGTCAGAGCTTCCCTGAGAGCTATGACCGGGTTGTGCCGACGCTCGTCAAGATGGCCTCGGTTCTTGCAGAGTCTGAAATCCTGAGAATAAATATCTCCAACTCCGAACAGGAGAGTGAGGTGAGGGGACTTCTCTCGGCAGTCGCTCCCATGGAGCGCATCGAGTTTTACAACAATCCGACCAATGAACCTTGGTGCCGGGACCATGGTCCGATCTTTGTGAAGCGTGCTTTGGCGCCCCAGCTTGCAATAAACGACTTTGGATATAATGCCTGGGGTAACAAGTATCCTCCCTTCGATGCCGATGATGTCGTCCCTACCCGGATCGCGCACCATTTCAGCCTCCCGCTGTTCACCCCTCCGTTTATCTTGGAAGGTGGATCCGTGGATCCCAATGGAGCAGGTGCCTTGCTCACTACGGAGTCTTGCTTGCTGAACCCCAACCGCAATCCCTCGATGTCCCGGGATCAGATCGAGCAGGGATTGAGGGATTATCTCGGAGTGGAGCAAATCCTCTGGCTCGGAGACGGCATTGAGGGAGATGACACCGACGGCCATGTCGACGACATTACCCGCTTTGTCTCCCGTGACACTGTCATCACAGTCGTTGAGCCGAATCAGGCGGATCCTAACCACCTCCCCTTGAAGGAAAACCTCGAGCGTCTTCGCGGCATGAAGCTATCCGACGGAACTTCGCTGAAAGTTATCGAGATGCCGATGCCCCCCCGAATCGACCGCGAGGGGATCCGCTTGCCGGCTAGTCATGCCAACTTCTACATCGCTAACGAATCGGTGCTGATGCCCTCGTTCGGTGGTGATTCCGATGTGGAGTCCGTGGAGATCCTCGCGGAGCTTTTTCCTACTCGGATGATCCGGCCAATCGATTGCTGTGAGTTGATTTGGGGGCTGGGGGCGTTCCACTGTCTCACTCAACAGCAGCCCGCGTAGCCCTTAGAAATCCCTTTTTGGCGAAAATGTATCGGATGGATGCTTGCAAAAGCCCGTTCGGATGTTTGTCCTATCAGTCTTATTTATGAATAACGCAATCCTCCAACTAGCCGCCCGCGATGCCCGCGGACTCGCAATCGATGCCGTCACTGCCTGCAAGTCGGGACATCTCGGTCTTCCCCTCGGCTCGGCTGACATCGGCGCCGTTCTCTTCGGTGAGGCTCTCCAGATCGACCCTGCTGCTCCTCGCTGGATTAATCGTGACCGTTTCATCCTCTCCGCAGGTCACGGCAGCATGTTCCTCTATGCATGGCTGCACCTTTCCGGGTTCGATCTTCCTCTCGATCAGGTGAAGAAATTCCGCCAGCTTCACAGCATCACACCGGGTCACCCTGAGTTCCATGAGACTCCCGGAGTCGAGGCGACCACCGGCCCTCTCGGACAGGGTGTGGCCAATGGCGTGGGCTTCGCGATGTCACAGAAGATGGCTGCCTCCCGCTTCAATACGCCCCAACATACCATCTTCAACAACCATGTCGTTGTTCTCTGCGGCGATGGCTGTCTTCAGGAAGGTGTCTCGGCCGAAGCCTCCTCGCTGGCCGGTCACCTGGGACTCGACAACCTGATCGTTTTCTTCGACTCCAACAACGTCACGCTGGACGCCATGCTGAATGTCAGCCAGAGCGAGGATGTCGGCGCCCGCTATGCCGCCTACGGCTGGCATGTCCAGATGATCGACGGCCATAATCTGGACGAGATTCTGGCAGCCTTCAATAAGGCCAAGTCCACCAAGGGCAAGCCCCACATGATCATCTGCAAGACGATCATCGGAAAGGGAATCCCCGAAGTCGAAGGCACAAACAAGGCCCACGGCGAGGCAGGTGTGAAGTTCTCCGACGAGGCCCGCAAGGGACTCGGTCTTCCTGATGAGAAGTTCTTCATCGCTCCCGAGGTCACCGCTTACTTCGCAGATCTCAAGTCAAAGCGTGCCGAGGCGCATGCCACCTGGCAGACGGAGTTTGCCGCCTGGCGCACCGCCAATGCCGAACAGGCCGCCCTTCTGGATGCCGGCATCGAGCAGAAGATCCCCGACATTCTCTCTCTCATTCCTGCCTTCAAGCCCGACGAGACGATCGCCACTCGCAAGGCCGGAAGCATCGTTCTCCAGCCGATCGCCAAGGCCATGCCCCTGCTGGTCAGCGGTAGCGCCGATCTCTTCGGTTCCACGCTCAACTACATCGAGGGAGGGGGTGACTTCACCGATCAGAACCGCGAGGGTCGCAATATCCATTTCGGTATCCGCGAGCACGCCATGTGCGCGATCATGAACGGCTATGCATACGATGGCATTTTCCGTATAGCAGGAGCTACCTTCCTGGTCTTCAGCGACTACGGTCGTCCATCCATTCGTGTGGCCGCGCTTTCCAAGCTGCCCACAACCTACATCTTTACCCACGACTCCGTCGCCGTCGGCGAGGATGGTCCGACTCACGAGCCCGTCGAGACCGTCGCCGCACTCCGCGCGATACCAGGTCTTGATGTCATCCGTCCCGCCGATCCGGAGGAGACCGCCGGTGCCTTCGCCGCAGCCATGGAGCACACGGATGGTCCGACGCTTCTGGCGCTCTGCCGTCAGAATTTGCCAAACCTTAGTGAGATTCCTGTCGATGTCCGTCGCCAGGGTGTCTTCAAGGGGGGGTATATTGCCCGCAAGGAGACCTCGCCCTTGGAGGTCATCATTCTTGCCTCAGGCAGTGAACTGAACGTCGCCATGGATGCCGCTAAGACCCTCGGTGCCGGTGCCCGTGTTGTCTCCATGCCCTGCATGGAGC
The genomic region above belongs to Verrucomicrobiota bacterium and contains:
- a CDS encoding agmatine deiminase family protein, coding for MPAEWERHEATWISWPHADGQSFPESYDRVVPTLVKMASVLAESEILRINISNSEQESEVRGLLSAVAPMERIEFYNNPTNEPWCRDHGPIFVKRALAPQLAINDFGYNAWGNKYPPFDADDVVPTRIAHHFSLPLFTPPFILEGGSVDPNGAGALLTTESCLLNPNRNPSMSRDQIEQGLRDYLGVEQILWLGDGIEGDDTDGHVDDITRFVSRDTVITVVEPNQADPNHLPLKENLERLRGMKLSDGTSLKVIEMPMPPRIDREGIRLPASHANFYIANESVLMPSFGGDSDVESVEILAELFPTRMIRPIDCCELIWGLGAFHCLTQQQPA
- the tkt gene encoding transketolase; translation: MNNAILQLAARDARGLAIDAVTACKSGHLGLPLGSADIGAVLFGEALQIDPAAPRWINRDRFILSAGHGSMFLYAWLHLSGFDLPLDQVKKFRQLHSITPGHPEFHETPGVEATTGPLGQGVANGVGFAMSQKMAASRFNTPQHTIFNNHVVVLCGDGCLQEGVSAEASSLAGHLGLDNLIVFFDSNNVTLDAMLNVSQSEDVGARYAAYGWHVQMIDGHNLDEILAAFNKAKSTKGKPHMIICKTIIGKGIPEVEGTNKAHGEAGVKFSDEARKGLGLPDEKFFIAPEVTAYFADLKSKRAEAHATWQTEFAAWRTANAEQAALLDAGIEQKIPDILSLIPAFKPDETIATRKAGSIVLQPIAKAMPLLVSGSADLFGSTLNYIEGGGDFTDQNREGRNIHFGIREHAMCAIMNGYAYDGIFRIAGATFLVFSDYGRPSIRVAALSKLPTTYIFTHDSVAVGEDGPTHEPVETVAALRAIPGLDVIRPADPEETAGAFAAAMEHTDGPTLLALCRQNLPNLSEIPVDVRRQGVFKGGYIARKETSPLEVIILASGSELNVAMDAAKTLGAGARVVSMPCMERFERQDAAYREEVLPSSCRKRVSIEAGISDPWFRYVGLDGKTVAIDRFGLSAPGGTVLKELGMTAENVVKTAQSL